One Dysosmobacter welbionis DNA segment encodes these proteins:
- a CDS encoding DUF3792 family protein: MGNGRKQTALWLVFVEGAALSLGIYLLLTVLLSALVVKAVLPEEGSFPAVAASCCLASFAGAMLSVRRSSWGSLASAMVSAAGFLLAVVAVALLCWQQITWLGRGGVLLLCGAGGGLLAGLLGGRRRKRKRRPVRRGRKA, from the coding sequence ATGGGTAACGGGCGGAAACAGACAGCCCTGTGGCTGGTGTTCGTAGAGGGCGCGGCGCTGTCTCTGGGGATCTATCTGCTGCTGACGGTGCTGCTGTCCGCGCTGGTGGTGAAGGCGGTGCTGCCGGAGGAGGGGAGCTTTCCCGCTGTGGCGGCGTCGTGCTGTCTGGCGTCCTTCGCCGGGGCCATGCTCAGTGTCCGCCGCTCCTCCTGGGGCAGCCTGGCCAGCGCCATGGTGAGCGCCGCAGGCTTTCTGCTGGCGGTGGTGGCTGTGGCGCTGCTGTGCTGGCAGCAGATCACCTGGCTGGGCCGCGGGGGCGTGCTGCTGCTGTGCGGCGCAGGCGGGGGACTTCTGGCGGGCCTGTTGGGTGGCCGGCGGAGGAAGCGGAAGCGCCGTCCGGTCCGCAGGGGCCGCAAGGCCTGA
- a CDS encoding DUF4179 domain-containing protein, whose translation MTRNEEYQALLQELETTPAALDGAVERALRRRKRDRRLRLFGVPAGSLAACFAAFVLLVNLFPPFARACGSVPVLRELAQAVAWSPSLSAAVENDYVQPIGQSQTVNGVTATVEYVIVDRKQLNIFYTLDYAPDLGPMWADCRITPGDGSAGDAGGRTEKPGELVEIKRDFVDRDVPGILDLTLSVYPAEQDGGGPPAENTGDGYFDQPVDDQPAYLAEMTFHLEFDPYFTAQGTLLELNRTFALDGQTFTLQEAEIYPTHLRLTLTADPDNTAWLAGLDLYLENEHGERFEKSLGGITASGDPEGEGMGTFWLDSPFFSQGEHLTLHITGVRWKDKDAPPVKLNLAEGTAENLPEGTWFQGAERLPEGWIVYLVSPLMENRTMGSVFSRGAWDEDGNYYEIWQFGSSYGYWDETAQERVGEDRWYTEDFPLAGLAGDTAYLDPCYNRMAAVDAAVPIQ comes from the coding sequence ATGACCCGAAACGAGGAATATCAGGCCCTGCTCCAGGAGCTGGAGACCACACCGGCGGCCCTGGACGGCGCTGTGGAGCGGGCGCTGCGCCGCCGGAAACGGGACCGCCGCCTGCGGCTCTTCGGCGTCCCGGCGGGGAGCCTGGCGGCCTGCTTCGCCGCCTTTGTGCTGCTGGTGAACCTGTTCCCGCCCTTCGCGCGGGCCTGCGGCTCAGTGCCGGTGCTGCGGGAGCTGGCCCAGGCGGTGGCCTGGTCGCCCAGCCTCTCCGCCGCGGTGGAGAACGACTACGTCCAGCCCATCGGCCAGTCCCAGACGGTGAACGGCGTCACCGCCACGGTGGAGTATGTGATCGTGGACCGCAAACAGCTGAACATCTTCTACACCCTGGACTATGCCCCGGACCTGGGGCCCATGTGGGCGGACTGCCGGATCACCCCCGGCGACGGCAGCGCGGGAGACGCCGGCGGCCGGACGGAGAAGCCGGGGGAGCTGGTGGAGATCAAGCGGGACTTTGTGGACCGGGACGTGCCCGGAATCCTGGATCTGACCCTGTCGGTCTACCCGGCAGAGCAGGACGGGGGCGGGCCGCCTGCGGAGAACACCGGCGACGGCTACTTTGACCAGCCGGTCGATGACCAGCCGGCGTATCTGGCGGAGATGACGTTCCACCTGGAATTCGACCCCTATTTCACCGCCCAGGGGACGCTACTGGAGCTGAACCGGACCTTTGCCCTGGACGGCCAGACCTTCACGCTGCAAGAGGCGGAAATCTACCCCACCCATCTGCGGCTGACCCTGACGGCGGACCCGGACAACACCGCCTGGCTGGCGGGCCTGGACCTGTACCTGGAGAACGAGCACGGCGAGCGGTTTGAAAAGAGCCTGGGCGGCATCACCGCATCCGGGGACCCGGAGGGGGAGGGCATGGGCACCTTCTGGCTGGACAGCCCCTTCTTCAGCCAGGGGGAGCACCTGACCCTCCACATCACCGGCGTCCGGTGGAAGGACAAGGACGCGCCGCCGGTGAAGCTGAATCTGGCGGAGGGCACCGCCGAAAACCTGCCGGAGGGCACCTGGTTCCAGGGCGCAGAGCGCCTGCCGGAGGGATGGATCGTGTACCTGGTGTCCCCGCTGATGGAGAACCGGACCATGGGGAGCGTGTTCTCCAGAGGGGCCTGGGACGAGGACGGGAACTATTATGAGATCTGGCAGTTCGGCTCCTCCTACGGCTACTGGGACGAGACGGCGCAGGAGCGCGTAGGGGAGGACCGGTGGTATACCGAGGACTTCCCCCTGGCGGGACTGGCGGGCGACACGGCCTATCTGGACCCCTGCTACAACCGGATGGCCGCCGTTGATGCGGCGGTTCCCATCCAATAG
- the yajC gene encoding preprotein translocase subunit YajC, whose translation MEGASSSIIMLVVLIAVFYFMLIRPENKRKKKAQEMRDSLKKGDTITTIGGIVGKIVMVKPDTIVIETSDDRVRMELTKWAVSTTGVQSSGEEKSSKEEKKEDEVKKTEEIPEAPAEETDASSEEEKKD comes from the coding sequence ATGGAAGGCGCTTCCTCCTCTATCATCATGCTGGTTGTTCTCATTGCGGTGTTCTACTTCATGCTGATCCGCCCGGAGAACAAGCGGAAGAAAAAGGCCCAGGAGATGCGGGACAGCCTGAAGAAGGGTGACACCATCACCACCATCGGCGGCATCGTGGGCAAGATCGTCATGGTCAAGCCGGACACCATCGTCATCGAGACCAGCGACGACCGGGTTCGTATGGAGCTGACCAAGTGGGCCGTCTCCACCACCGGCGTCCAGTCCTCCGGCGAGGAGAAGTCCTCCAAGGAGGAGAAGAAAGAGGACGAGGTCAAGAAGACCGAGGAGATCCCCGAGGCTCCCGCCGAGGAGACCGATGCATCCTCTGAAGAGGAAAAGAAGGACTAA
- the xerD gene encoding site-specific tyrosine recombinase XerD → MARDDIADFGTYLAEERHASQNTICSYLRDVTQFSAYLREHQSCTLRQAGGEMIQDYMSWMRGRGKSAASVTRFLASVKSFYNFLLSAGAVKANPAKSISADRAERKYPEILTSKEVELFLEQPRCVDAKGYRDHAMLELLYATGIRVSELISLDLKDLNLSAGFIRCASRGKERIIPLYHTAVKALQDYVRDIRPQLIADGGEQALFVNMNGERMSRQGFWKIIKYYQEKAGIEKDITPHTLRHSFAVHLLENGADLRSIQEMLGHADISSTQIYTHVVKRQLKDVYQKAHPRA, encoded by the coding sequence TTGGCAAGAGACGACATTGCGGACTTTGGGACTTATCTGGCGGAGGAGCGTCACGCCTCCCAGAACACCATCTGCTCCTATCTGCGGGACGTGACCCAGTTCTCCGCGTATTTGCGGGAGCACCAGAGCTGCACGCTGCGGCAGGCCGGCGGAGAGATGATTCAGGACTACATGAGCTGGATGCGGGGGCGGGGGAAGTCCGCCGCCTCGGTGACCCGGTTCCTGGCCTCCGTCAAGTCGTTTTACAACTTTCTGCTCTCCGCCGGCGCCGTAAAGGCCAACCCCGCCAAGAGCATCAGCGCGGACCGGGCAGAGCGGAAGTATCCGGAGATCCTCACCAGCAAAGAGGTGGAGCTGTTTCTGGAGCAGCCCCGGTGCGTGGACGCCAAGGGATACCGGGACCATGCCATGCTGGAGCTGCTGTACGCCACCGGCATCCGGGTCAGCGAGCTGATCTCCCTGGACCTGAAGGACCTGAATCTCTCCGCGGGCTTCATCCGGTGTGCCAGCCGGGGCAAGGAGCGGATCATCCCCCTGTACCACACGGCCGTGAAGGCGCTGCAGGACTATGTGCGGGATATCCGGCCCCAGCTGATCGCCGACGGCGGCGAGCAGGCCCTGTTCGTGAACATGAACGGCGAGCGCATGAGCCGCCAGGGGTTCTGGAAGATCATCAAGTACTATCAGGAGAAGGCGGGGATCGAAAAGGACATCACCCCCCACACCCTGCGCCACTCCTTTGCCGTCCACCTGCTGGAAAACGGCGCGGACCTGCGGTCCATCCAGGAGATGCTGGGCCATGCGGACATCTCCTCCACCCAGATCTACACCCATGTGGTGAAGCGCCAGCTGAAGGATGTGTATCAGAAAGCCCATCCCCGGGCGTAA
- a CDS encoding sigma-70 family RNA polymerase sigma factor, with amino-acid sequence MDHDEFARRAEALRARLYRTAYLYLGSEADALEAVDEGVYQALRALRQLRQPDFFETWLTRIVLNACHRELRRRRRLAGEEALPESAGPDAYDALPLKEAVRRLPEELRAVVILRYFAGYTQAETARALNIPQGTAATRQRRALQLLRLELGEEGDA; translated from the coding sequence ATGGATCACGACGAATTCGCCCGCCGGGCGGAGGCTCTCCGGGCCCGGCTGTACCGGACGGCGTACCTGTACCTGGGCAGCGAGGCCGACGCCCTGGAGGCGGTGGACGAGGGCGTATACCAGGCCCTGCGGGCTTTGCGGCAGCTGCGTCAGCCGGACTTTTTTGAGACCTGGCTCACCCGGATCGTGCTGAACGCGTGCCACCGGGAGCTGCGGCGCCGGCGGCGCCTGGCCGGGGAGGAGGCTCTGCCGGAGAGCGCCGGTCCGGATGCCTATGACGCCCTGCCCCTGAAGGAGGCCGTCCGCCGCCTGCCGGAGGAATTGCGGGCGGTGGTGATCCTGCGGTACTTCGCAGGATACACCCAGGCGGAGACCGCCCGGGCATTGAACATTCCCCAGGGCACCGCGGCCACCCGCCAGCGGCGGGCATTGCAGCTGCTGCGCCTGGAACTGGGAGAGGAGGGAGACGCATGA